TTTGGCAGATCTATACTTTTTTCTTACGTCTCTCTATTTAAAGCTACAATCCCTCGCTCATGCTTTCTTCACACGCTCCCTTTAATTTCATTTACCACCAAATTTACTTCATTTTCTGCCACGCTTCCTTACATCATTATTCTCCCCTGTTACTACTACTTCTTTAGCCCATTtaaactccaaaaaaaattacacaactGAAAACCGTGCGTACGCAATTTTTCTTCCCATATTGGTGATTGAATTTCTCTGTGGAATCTTCTGCATCGGTGAGTGTGTAGACTGTCAGAGTTCTCTCTGTTTTCATTCCTTTATTATTGCTTGACAAGTCAGTTTTGGAGTAATCAATCATCTTCTTCTATTCATCTTTAACTTCACGCagaaaattgaaactaaatttTGTGCTTTTTGATTTAGTTTGCACTCTGTATTATCAATCGATCGACCGACCGGCGGGTGTCTGAGTTTAAGATGGGGAATTGCCAAGCGGCAGAGGCAGCAACAGTAGTGATTCAACATCCAGGCAATAAAATTGAGAGGATTTATTGGTCTATAAGTGCACATGAAGTCATGAGTTCGAATCCTGGCCACTACGTCGCCCTTGTTATCACTTCTCCAACTGAGAGAACACACAATGGTTCGCCCGTCAGGCAGCTTAAGCTTCTCCGCCCCGGTGATACTTTGCTTCTTGGACAAGTTTATCGACTCATCAGCTTcgaaggtaaaaaaaataatatctcaATTTATTTTTCGTTCATTAATCTGAtcgatcattttttttttccagatgtACTAAAAGAGTTTGCTGCAAAAAAGTGTGTGAAACTTGGCAAGTTACTCAGGGAAAGTGGAGGCCTTGTTCTCGATTCAAAGAAAATCTCCGTCGATTCTTCAGCAGTGAAAAACAAGCCCAAAATGGTGAATGGAATCCCAGCTAAGGTAATTAATTTTTACAACAAAT
The Solanum stenotomum isolate F172 chromosome 12, ASM1918654v1, whole genome shotgun sequence DNA segment above includes these coding regions:
- the LOC125848075 gene encoding uncharacterized protein LOC125848075, encoding MGNCQAAEAATVVIQHPGNKIERIYWSISAHEVMSSNPGHYVALVITSPTERTHNGSPVRQLKLLRPGDTLLLGQVYRLISFEDVLKEFAAKKCVKLGKLLRESGGLVLDSKKISVDSSAVKNKPKMVNGIPAKMEHETYQHGSSSSSSSSSSSGQRSMGRHHGGGGQWKPALQSIAEIGT